In the genome of Tannockella kyphosi, one region contains:
- a CDS encoding V-type ATP synthase subunit A codes for MAKDTIYSINGPVVKVKDATTFSMLEMVYVGNASLMGEVISISKEFTTIQVYETTSGLRPGEPVVSTGSPICATLGPGILRNIFDGIERPLQVLEKQSGAFIHAGSNIESLDNEKLWDVHVCVQVGDVLEGGAIYATTPETDLIVHKCMVSPLLQGTVVSVVTDGFYTLNDTIIEIEDEKGVRHSCSLVQKWPIKKARPCKERLPISIPLVTGQRVIDTLFPIAKGGTAAVPGGFGTGKTMTQHQIAKWCDADIIVYVGCGERGNEMTQVLEEFRELIDPKSNKPLTDRTVLIANTSNMPVAAREASIYTGVTLAEYYRDMGYHVAIMADSTSRWAEALREISGRLEEMPAEEGFPAYLPSRLSQFYERAGYVDNLNGSQGSVTIIGAVSPQGADFSEPVTQNTKRFVRCFWALDKALAYARHYFAINWNQSYSEYVYDLEAWYSKNVSNKFVSDRQELAYLLAQEAKLNEIVQLMGPDVLPEDQKAIIEIAKVIRVGYLQQNAFHKEDTYVPMEKQLKMMEIILYLNQRTSEAVSQGKVVRSIVETGIFDKVVKMKYDIPNNQLELFDDYYQEIDTLIASVA; via the coding sequence ATGGCTAAAGATACAATTTATTCTATTAATGGACCGGTTGTAAAAGTAAAAGATGCTACTACTTTTTCAATGTTAGAAATGGTATATGTAGGAAATGCTTCTTTAATGGGAGAAGTTATTTCTATTTCTAAAGAATTTACAACAATCCAAGTATATGAAACTACATCAGGATTAAGACCTGGAGAACCAGTTGTTTCAACAGGTTCACCAATTTGTGCAACTTTAGGTCCTGGTATTTTACGTAATATTTTTGATGGAATTGAAAGACCGTTACAAGTATTAGAAAAACAAAGTGGGGCATTTATTCATGCCGGAAGTAATATTGAATCATTGGATAATGAGAAGTTATGGGATGTTCATGTATGTGTTCAAGTAGGGGATGTTTTAGAGGGTGGTGCTATTTATGCAACAACTCCTGAAACAGACTTAATTGTACATAAATGTATGGTAAGTCCACTACTACAAGGAACAGTTGTTTCTGTAGTAACAGATGGTTTCTATACTTTAAATGATACAATTATTGAAATAGAAGATGAGAAAGGTGTGCGTCATAGTTGTTCATTAGTACAAAAATGGCCAATTAAAAAAGCTCGTCCTTGTAAGGAAAGATTACCAATTTCCATCCCTTTAGTAACAGGACAAAGAGTAATTGATACGTTGTTCCCAATTGCTAAAGGAGGAACTGCTGCAGTTCCTGGAGGTTTTGGAACTGGAAAAACAATGACTCAACATCAGATTGCAAAATGGTGTGATGCGGATATTATTGTGTATGTTGGTTGTGGAGAACGTGGAAACGAGATGACTCAAGTATTAGAAGAGTTCCGTGAGTTAATTGATCCTAAATCAAATAAACCATTAACAGACCGTACGGTATTAATCGCTAATACATCGAATATGCCAGTAGCTGCTCGTGAAGCTAGTATTTATACAGGGGTTACTTTGGCAGAGTATTATCGTGATATGGGATATCATGTTGCGATTATGGCGGATTCTACATCACGTTGGGCAGAAGCTTTACGTGAAATCTCAGGACGTTTGGAAGAAATGCCTGCAGAAGAAGGATTCCCAGCTTATTTACCATCTAGATTATCTCAGTTCTATGAAAGAGCTGGTTATGTAGATAATTTAAATGGAAGCCAAGGGTCTGTAACAATTATTGGTGCTGTATCGCCACAAGGGGCCGACTTCTCGGAACCAGTTACGCAAAACACAAAACGATTTGTAAGATGCTTTTGGGCATTGGATAAAGCATTAGCATATGCTCGTCATTATTTTGCAATTAACTGGAATCAAAGTTATAGTGAATATGTTTATGATTTGGAAGCATGGTATAGTAAAAATGTAAGTAATAAATTTGTAAGTGATCGTCAAGAATTAGCTTATTTATTAGCACAAGAAGCGAAATTAAATGAGATTGTGCAATTAATGGGACCTGATGTTTTACCAGAAGACCAAAAAGCAATTATTGAAATCGCAAAAGTAATTCGTGTTGGTTATTTACAACAAAATGCTTTCCATAAAGAAGATACTTATGTACCAATGGAAAAACAATTAAAAATGATGGAAATTATTTTATATTTAAATCAACGTACTAGTGAAGCAGTATCACAAGGAAAGGTAGTTCGTTCTATTGTAGAAACTGGTATTTTTGATAAAGTAGTAAAAATGAAATATGATATCCCTAACAATCAATTAGAATTATTTGATGATTATTATCAAGAAATTGATACATTGATTGCTAGTGTGGCATAA
- a CDS encoding V-type ATP synthase subunit F — MKFYLLSDNNDTLVGMRLAGIEGCVVHERLEFLEILEEKMKDSSIAIILITTKLIELCPNVISEIKLKQREPLLVEIPDRHGNSKIGETIDSYLSQAIGVKL, encoded by the coding sequence ATGAAATTCTATCTACTTAGTGATAACAATGATACTTTAGTAGGAATGCGTCTTGCTGGTATCGAAGGATGTGTAGTTCATGAAAGATTAGAGTTTTTAGAAATATTAGAAGAAAAGATGAAAGATTCATCGATTGCTATTATTTTAATAACTACAAAACTAATTGAATTATGTCCTAATGTTATTTCTGAGATCAAACTAAAACAAAGGGAGCCATTGCTAGTAGAAATACCTGATCGTCATGGAAACAGTAAGATTGGGGAAACGATTGATAGTTATCTATCTCAAGCAATAGGGGTCAAACTATAG
- a CDS encoding ATP synthase subunit C, whose translation MLQFILPAVAIILISLPLVKVVQGKTTKRSAKMRLATHVCGFFGTVFAVIVFQMMTNTVYAETSAVSSMTGTIAQGMGFLGAALATGLSALGAGIAVAAAAPAAIGAISENEKNFGKSLIFVAMGEGVAIYGLLISILIINAL comes from the coding sequence ATGTTACAATTTATTTTACCAGCAGTTGCAATTATTTTAATTTCTTTACCATTAGTAAAAGTAGTACAAGGAAAAACAACGAAAAGAAGTGCTAAAATGCGTTTAGCTACACATGTATGTGGGTTCTTTGGAACAGTCTTTGCAGTTATTGTATTTCAAATGATGACAAATACTGTTTATGCAGAAACTTCAGCAGTTAGTTCTATGACAGGAACGATTGCCCAAGGGATGGGATTTTTAGGAGCCGCATTAGCAACAGGTTTATCAGCTTTAGGAGCAGGGATTGCAGTAGCGGCTGCAGCACCAGCTGCAATTGGTGCTATTTCTGAAAATGAGAAAAATTTTGGTAAATCATTAATCTTCGTTGCCATGGGTGAAGGGGTTGCTATTTACGGTTTATTAATTTCTATCTTAATTATTAACGCTTTATAG
- a CDS encoding V-type ATP synthase subunit I — translation MAIAKLSLGNIRFEKEQLDEVLLKIQEFDEFHLEPASKFTESVAGIGVFSKENPYEELCLQLEDIQSKYNFDLKDREIDSKIHIIKEKEYVASFVKDLEALEDVKEQLEMVIEENKEAIIQLTHVSEMDINFDDLFSCKYLQIRFGKIPLNNLEKIQYYQSLPFTFTEFDRDKSHLWCMYASSPGYAPEVDNVFSSLYFERIRIPEFVHGNPLLAIAEMEEETNAARGHVTNLKKRMNDLLENNRDHLEKVYSRAKHLNDVYGMQKNIIDLDGRLSIYGFVEVKKEKQLKTILESIPKVQVVLTPATSDARLDPPTKLTSNWFVDPFKMFVEMYGVPGYNEIDPTVFVALSYTLLFGIMFGDMGQGLLLSLFGYFAYKKWNMQLGLVGVRLGISSMIFGFVYGSVFGNEEILVPIFHTMDSSNTMTLLIMAVGLGVCFILIAMLFSIYLNFKQKNYGDAYFSQNGLCGFIFYTSALFLAGTSVLGYSFMNPVTILLGLVIPIIGVFLKEPLTHKLEGKIMFPHGFGAFFMEGFFELFEVCLSFVTNTMSFLRVGGFVLSHAGMMLVVYTLAEMVGGAGYWVVLVLGNLFVMGLEGLIVGIQVLRLEFYEMFSRYYKGNGKPFVNVKEN, via the coding sequence ATGGCAATTGCTAAATTGAGTTTAGGAAATATTCGATTTGAAAAAGAGCAGTTAGATGAAGTGTTGTTGAAAATACAAGAATTTGATGAGTTTCATTTAGAACCTGCTTCTAAATTTACGGAAAGTGTTGCTGGAATTGGCGTTTTTTCCAAAGAAAATCCTTATGAGGAGTTGTGTTTACAATTAGAAGATATTCAATCAAAATATAACTTTGATTTAAAAGACAGAGAGATTGATTCTAAAATACATATTATAAAAGAAAAAGAGTATGTAGCTTCTTTTGTAAAGGATTTAGAGGCATTAGAGGATGTAAAAGAGCAATTAGAGATGGTTATTGAAGAAAATAAAGAAGCTATTATTCAATTAACTCATGTTAGTGAAATGGATATTAATTTTGATGATTTATTTAGTTGTAAATATTTACAAATAAGATTTGGTAAAATACCACTAAATAACTTAGAAAAGATTCAATATTATCAAAGTTTACCTTTTACTTTTACTGAATTTGATCGAGATAAAAGTCATTTATGGTGTATGTATGCATCCTCACCAGGATATGCACCGGAAGTAGATAATGTCTTTTCATCTTTGTACTTTGAAAGAATTCGGATTCCAGAATTTGTTCATGGAAATCCATTGCTTGCAATAGCAGAAATGGAAGAAGAGACAAATGCTGCTAGAGGGCATGTTACGAATCTAAAGAAACGGATGAATGATTTATTAGAAAATAATCGAGATCATTTAGAAAAAGTATATAGTCGTGCAAAACATTTAAATGATGTTTATGGAATGCAAAAGAATATTATTGATTTAGATGGGCGTTTATCGATTTATGGTTTTGTGGAAGTTAAAAAAGAAAAACAATTAAAAACAATATTAGAAAGTATTCCAAAAGTACAAGTAGTGTTAACACCAGCAACGAGTGATGCTCGTTTGGATCCACCAACGAAACTTACTAGTAATTGGTTTGTTGATCCATTTAAAATGTTTGTAGAAATGTATGGAGTACCTGGATATAACGAAATAGATCCAACTGTATTTGTTGCTTTATCTTATACCTTATTATTTGGAATTATGTTTGGAGATATGGGACAAGGGTTGTTATTATCGTTGTTTGGATATTTTGCTTATAAGAAGTGGAATATGCAACTAGGATTAGTTGGTGTTCGTTTAGGTATTTCAAGTATGATATTTGGATTTGTTTATGGATCTGTTTTTGGTAATGAGGAAATATTAGTTCCTATTTTCCATACGATGGATTCTAGTAATACGATGACATTGTTAATAATGGCAGTAGGTTTGGGTGTTTGCTTTATTTTAATAGCGATGTTGTTTAGTATTTATTTGAATTTTAAACAAAAGAATTATGGAGATGCTTATTTTAGTCAAAATGGATTATGTGGGTTTATCTTTTATACAAGTGCTTTATTTTTAGCAGGAACGAGTGTTTTAGGATATTCTTTTATGAATCCAGTTACGATTCTATTAGGATTAGTAATACCAATTATTGGTGTATTCCTAAAAGAACCATTAACTCATAAACTAGAAGGAAAAATAATGTTCCCTCATGGTTTTGGGGCATTCTTTATGGAAGGGTTCTTTGAATTATTTGAAGTATGTTTATCATTTGTTACCAATACAATGTCATTTTTAAGGGTTGGAGGATTTGTTTTATCTCATGCCGGAATGATGCTTGTAGTTTATACTTTAGCCGAAATGGTTGGAGGTGCAGGATATTGGGTAGTGTTAGTACTCGGTAATCTCTTCGTTATGGGGTTAGAAGGATTAATCGTAGGTATTCAAGTATTACGACTAGAATTTTATGAAATGTTTAGTCGATATTATAAGGGAAATGGGAAACCATTTGTGAACGTAAAAGAAAACTAA
- a CDS encoding V-type ATP synthase subunit I domain-containing protein: MAIKKMHFYTMSFPATYCFEIVKKVGELPIFPQLASKIVQNVKGVSVYQLENPYLSLLEEVESLMETLNIEKIANHSFHNFSLEKAEDFIQEVKQPVEKMNLVIEQLNAEIEENKEAFYLLQQIEKQDFNIDDLKDNQYIEYRVGKINTSKLDSLKHHIPNNVACIPLSKDKEHAWIIYLCLGKDKLNADNFFKGFAFEEVYLPDFLHGTLQDAYESLHETTMAMEDHLENIVQRKEALRDQYYDHLEELYHYLKYYEDLVEHSNCLVDFGNYVSIYAYSTCSLEELKAISKEVSIIELPISIYEGAHIEAPVILENHWFVRPFENYIVSKGTDSIDMTLIVAMLVSVLSIFCLGDLIIGCFLLIVGILSAKTSIGKMIKYIGLGSCAGGFMHGTIWNNVEMYQGVSRLVVLERGIIYFVLGMLLIKVLGTIFMEIVRKIKRRGSYGNC; the protein is encoded by the coding sequence ATGGCTATAAAGAAAATGCATTTTTATACAATGAGTTTTCCTGCTACTTATTGTTTTGAAATAGTAAAGAAAGTAGGAGAGTTACCTATTTTTCCTCAATTAGCTTCTAAGATTGTTCAAAATGTAAAAGGAGTATCTGTATATCAATTAGAGAATCCTTATTTATCTTTATTAGAAGAAGTAGAGTCATTAATGGAAACATTAAATATAGAAAAGATAGCAAATCATTCTTTTCATAACTTTAGCTTAGAAAAAGCAGAAGACTTTATTCAAGAGGTAAAACAACCAGTAGAAAAGATGAATCTGGTTATTGAACAATTAAATGCAGAAATTGAAGAGAATAAAGAAGCTTTCTATTTGTTACAACAAATAGAAAAGCAAGATTTTAATATAGATGATTTAAAAGATAATCAATATATAGAATATCGTGTTGGAAAAATAAATACTTCAAAATTAGATTCATTAAAACATCATATTCCTAATAATGTTGCATGTATCCCATTATCAAAAGATAAAGAACATGCATGGATCATTTATCTTTGCCTTGGCAAAGATAAATTAAATGCGGATAATTTCTTTAAAGGATTTGCTTTTGAAGAAGTATACTTACCTGATTTTTTACATGGAACATTGCAGGATGCTTATGAATCTTTACATGAGACAACGATGGCAATGGAAGATCATTTAGAGAATATTGTTCAAAGAAAAGAAGCATTAAGGGATCAATATTATGATCATTTAGAAGAGTTATATCATTATTTAAAGTATTATGAGGATTTGGTAGAACATTCTAATTGTTTAGTTGATTTTGGAAATTATGTTTCGATTTATGCATATAGTACTTGTTCATTAGAAGAATTAAAAGCAATATCAAAGGAAGTTTCGATTATTGAATTACCTATTTCTATTTATGAGGGGGCTCATATTGAAGCACCCGTTATTTTAGAAAATCATTGGTTTGTTCGTCCTTTTGAAAATTATATTGTTTCTAAGGGAACAGACAGTATTGATATGACATTGATTGTGGCAATGTTGGTTAGTGTTTTATCGATATTTTGTTTAGGGGATTTAATTATAGGATGTTTCTTATTGATTGTAGGTATCCTTAGTGCTAAAACGAGTATCGGGAAAATGATTAAATATATTGGTCTTGGTTCTTGTGCTGGTGGTTTTATGCACGGGACTATTTGGAATAACGTCGAAATGTATCAAGGAGTAAGTCGCTTGGTGGTGTTAGAACGTGGGATTATTTATTTTGTTTTAGGAATGCTATTGATTAAGGTACTAGGAACTATTTTTATGGAGATAGTTAGAAAAATAAAAAGGAGGGGAAGCTATGGCAATTGCTAA
- a CDS encoding V0D/AC39 family V-type ATPase subunit: MDLSTNALCAKAKAMYGKRLKEEQYSELIRKDSIGEVVTYLKGHVGYQDALKDINVRNIHRQQVEDLLKREYFERCNKMLKYIPRKNQEFYLKVLMKIEIEIILDKIQRVLFGSQEALTYDLPTYLEAKTSFAFHELVQAKNIQEIKECLMHSKYAKIMNKFDVVSFEDMSILEKELLDFYYQSYVLSIEKHFRGKTKQQLLDVLYTLVELKNMEKIYRLKTYFHFTPEQIKKTVSLQYGRLNSNTLDQLVESKDGKEFLKKLSLSRYQAYYDDQEYAYIEYYIDTIKYNVAKRYLRFSSNAPVVYLTYSILESIEIDNLKHIIEGIRYQKDPSTIEEMLICM; this comes from the coding sequence ATGGACTTATCAACAAATGCCTTATGTGCAAAAGCAAAAGCAATGTATGGCAAAAGATTAAAAGAAGAACAGTACAGTGAATTAATAAGAAAAGATTCAATAGGAGAAGTAGTTACTTATCTAAAAGGACATGTTGGCTACCAAGATGCCCTAAAAGATATCAATGTACGAAACATTCATCGTCAACAAGTAGAAGATCTTTTAAAAAGAGAATACTTTGAAAGATGCAATAAGATGTTAAAGTATATTCCTAGAAAGAATCAAGAATTTTATTTAAAAGTATTGATGAAAATAGAAATAGAAATTATTTTGGATAAAATACAAAGAGTATTATTTGGTAGTCAAGAAGCATTGACTTATGACTTACCAACTTACTTAGAAGCAAAAACAAGTTTTGCTTTTCATGAATTAGTACAAGCTAAAAACATCCAAGAAATAAAAGAATGTTTAATGCATTCTAAATATGCAAAGATTATGAATAAGTTTGATGTTGTTTCTTTTGAAGATATGAGTATTCTTGAAAAAGAACTATTAGATTTCTATTATCAATCTTATGTATTGAGCATTGAAAAACATTTTCGAGGAAAAACAAAGCAACAATTATTAGATGTTTTATATACGTTGGTTGAATTAAAAAATATGGAAAAGATATATCGTTTAAAAACATATTTCCATTTCACACCAGAACAAATTAAAAAGACGGTATCATTGCAGTATGGACGTCTAAATAGCAACACATTAGATCAATTAGTGGAAAGTAAAGATGGTAAAGAGTTTTTAAAGAAATTAAGTCTTTCTAGATATCAAGCTTATTATGATGATCAAGAATATGCATATATTGAATATTATATTGATACTATTAAATATAATGTTGCAAAAAGATATTTACGATTTTCTAGTAATGCACCGGTTGTATATTTAACTTATTCTATTTTAGAGTCTATTGAAATAGATAATCTAAAACATATTATTGAAGGAATACGTTATCAAAAAGATCCGAGCACGATTGAAGAAATGTTGATTTGCATGTAG
- a CDS encoding V-type proton ATPase subunit G, which yields MNSIIQRLVEIDRQNALRVEEAKKAKDAVHVNLKEQKEELYNQYLQEQTKELEAKRQQAIVENQQLLTKLEEEYTYQLQEMEQTYNENKDTWVKELYNRCID from the coding sequence ATGAATAGTATTATTCAACGATTAGTTGAGATTGATCGTCAAAACGCATTAAGAGTAGAAGAAGCAAAAAAAGCAAAAGATGCCGTACACGTTAACTTAAAAGAACAAAAAGAAGAGTTATACAACCAGTATCTTCAAGAACAAACCAAAGAGCTAGAAGCTAAAAGACAACAAGCAATTGTTGAAAATCAACAATTACTTACTAAGTTGGAAGAAGAGTATACTTATCAATTACAAGAGATGGAACAAACATATAACGAAAACAAAGATACATGGGTTAAGGAATTATATAATCGTTGTATTGACTAA
- a CDS encoding aminopeptidase P family protein, translated as MINQRIKETQQLLKDNNIDAYIIPTADYHQSEYVHPHFQARAFLSGFTGSAGTFVISQTDACLWVDGRYYIQGEVQTKDTMIQLMKIGLPGVITVHNYLEQFKDGVIGFDTRLLSSKMINSLDAKKVHFDVLDLLWKERQPLSNEKGFLYDIVYCGQERTAKIHQIREDLGDFDYHILTSLDDIAWIFNIRGKDIACNPTLLAYAIIGKKESYLYVQEDTLSKEDIAILESQAIFVKDYFSIYEDVKELEGSVVFDSSVVNYAITSNLSSNVTIVDRENPSQHNKAIKNNIEIENTKNAHVKDGVAVTKFMYWLKNEMLETDELEVAKLMKQQRENQALFYDLSFESICGYQENGALMHYQATKEAFSKIKKEGLLLIDSGGQYLDGTTDITRTFAVGAITEEQKTDYTMVLKALLRLSNAKFPLGTTGQQLDILARGVIYDYGLDYRCGTGHGVGHFLGVHEGPNSIRPRGLVNTVFCPIEPGMITTNEPGIYKEGKHGIRLENELLCKKDFENEYGIFCSFETITYCPFDNDAIDFNLLNSDELKQLNDYHQLVFTTLKDHLDSKEILWLQQFLQL; from the coding sequence ATGATAAATCAACGAATTAAAGAAACACAACAATTATTAAAAGACAATAACATTGATGCATACATCATTCCTACTGCAGACTATCATCAAAGTGAGTATGTTCATCCTCACTTTCAAGCTAGAGCTTTTTTATCAGGTTTTACTGGTTCGGCTGGAACATTTGTGATTAGTCAAACAGATGCTTGTTTATGGGTAGATGGAAGATATTATATTCAAGGGGAAGTACAAACAAAAGATACAATGATTCAATTAATGAAAATAGGATTACCTGGTGTAATAACTGTTCATAATTATTTAGAACAGTTTAAAGATGGGGTTATTGGTTTTGATACACGATTATTAAGTAGTAAGATGATTAATAGTTTAGATGCTAAAAAGGTTCATTTTGATGTATTGGATTTATTGTGGAAAGAAAGACAACCTTTATCTAATGAAAAAGGATTTTTATATGATATTGTTTATTGTGGTCAAGAGAGAACTGCTAAGATTCATCAAATTAGAGAAGATTTAGGTGATTTTGACTACCATATTTTAACTTCTTTAGATGATATTGCTTGGATTTTTAATATTCGTGGTAAGGATATTGCTTGTAATCCTACTTTATTAGCTTATGCTATTATTGGTAAAAAAGAGAGTTATTTATATGTTCAAGAGGATACGTTGAGTAAGGAAGATATTGCTATTTTAGAGTCTCAAGCTATTTTTGTGAAAGATTATTTTTCTATTTATGAAGATGTAAAAGAGTTAGAAGGTAGCGTTGTTTTTGATAGTAGTGTTGTTAATTATGCTATTACTTCTAATTTATCTTCTAATGTCACAATTGTAGATCGAGAAAATCCTTCCCAACATAATAAGGCTATAAAAAATAATATTGAAATAGAAAATACAAAGAATGCTCATGTAAAAGATGGTGTTGCTGTTACTAAATTTATGTATTGGTTGAAAAATGAAATGCTAGAAACTGATGAATTAGAAGTAGCCAAACTAATGAAACAACAAAGAGAAAATCAAGCATTATTTTATGATTTAAGTTTTGAGTCTATTTGTGGTTATCAAGAAAATGGGGCTTTAATGCATTATCAAGCAACAAAGGAAGCTTTTAGTAAGATTAAAAAAGAAGGTTTGTTATTAATTGATTCTGGTGGTCAATATTTAGATGGGACTACTGATATTACTAGAACTTTTGCTGTTGGGGCAATTACAGAGGAACAAAAAACAGACTATACAATGGTTTTAAAAGCTTTATTACGTCTATCTAATGCTAAATTCCCTTTAGGAACAACTGGTCAACAGTTAGATATTCTAGCAAGAGGAGTTATTTATGATTATGGATTAGATTATCGTTGTGGTACTGGTCATGGTGTGGGTCATTTCTTAGGTGTTCATGAAGGTCCTAATAGTATTCGTCCTCGAGGTTTAGTAAATACTGTTTTTTGTCCAATTGAACCAGGTATGATTACTACTAATGAGCCAGGTATTTATAAAGAAGGAAAACATGGAATTCGTTTAGAAAACGAATTATTATGTAAAAAAGATTTTGAAAATGAGTATGGAATATTTTGTTCTTTTGAAACCATTACTTATTGTCCTTTTGATAATGATGCTATTGATTTTAATTTATTAAATAGTGATGAGTTAAAACAATTAAATGACTATCATCAACTTGTATTCACTACTTTAAAAGATCATTTAGATTCAAAAGAAATACTTTGGTTGCAACAATTCTTACAGCTTTAA